The proteins below come from a single Pandoraea apista genomic window:
- a CDS encoding penicillin acylase family protein — protein MHRPNAIHAASVLAFAVTTWSASLHAADGAAAATPTQTLTVAGLSQPADILIDHNGVPHIFAANERDGFFVQGFNAARDRLFQIDLWRRRGLGQLSEVFGRAYVAQDDAARRFVYRGDMATEWRRYGPDAKPAAEAFAAGVNAYIGWLASHPDQMPYEFRKVGYWPAKWSAEDIVRIRSHGLTRNLKSEVARAKVVCRASLDADSVRVGLQPAWKTQVPEGLDPCLPDDLLKVFDLATQGVKITRDSLQRADADVVQLADNGPYDVSTESAEGSNNWVISPQKSATGRAIMANDPHRAYAAPSLRYIVQVSTPTLNLIGAGEPAIPGVAIGHNGTIAFGLTIFNIDQEDLYVYELNPANPDQYRYRGKWVPMRTVHETIEVRDGAPVQTDLKFTKHGPVIYVDAAKHRAYAVRTAWLEPGMSPYFDAMRYMRAKTYAEFQTALNTWGAPTVNQVYADTAGNIGWVPSGMAPIRPNWDGLMPVPGDGRYEWAGFWRRDQLPSAYNPATGYFTTSNEMNMPAGYPYAERKLGFEWTNGSRHARIDEVLKAKDKVSIEDSERLQNDIVSIPARRLMALLAPLSSDDPQTAAALKLLKGWDADMRADSAQAALEEVWFSRHLGRAYKNAVLPKAAADSFGAPDPAAMLDALEQPAARFGENANARRDAVLLSSLGDAWGEMVKLQGSDPGAWQWGKLQTNLNAHPLADAVDADMRAKLNVGPLPKGGSPFTPNQSTYRVSDFRQTNGPSFRIVVDVGNWDNTRAMNLPGESGNPDSPHYRDLAQKWLDGEYFKLPYSRAAVEADTESRLHLVPEASR, from the coding sequence ATGCATCGCCCCAATGCTATCCACGCCGCCAGTGTGCTGGCCTTTGCCGTCACGACGTGGAGTGCGTCGCTGCATGCTGCCGATGGCGCAGCGGCGGCAACGCCAACACAAACCCTGACCGTCGCCGGCCTGTCGCAACCGGCCGACATCCTGATCGATCATAACGGCGTGCCGCACATCTTCGCCGCTAATGAGCGCGATGGCTTCTTCGTGCAGGGCTTCAACGCTGCACGCGACCGTCTTTTCCAGATCGACCTGTGGCGACGCCGCGGCCTCGGCCAGTTATCCGAAGTGTTCGGACGCGCCTACGTCGCGCAGGACGACGCCGCACGCCGCTTCGTCTACCGGGGTGACATGGCCACCGAGTGGCGCCGTTACGGCCCCGACGCCAAGCCCGCCGCCGAGGCGTTTGCCGCTGGCGTGAACGCCTATATCGGCTGGCTTGCATCACACCCCGATCAGATGCCGTACGAATTCCGCAAGGTCGGCTACTGGCCGGCGAAATGGTCGGCCGAAGACATCGTGCGCATTCGCAGCCACGGTCTGACGCGTAATCTGAAGAGCGAAGTCGCTCGCGCCAAAGTCGTGTGCCGTGCCTCGCTCGACGCCGACAGCGTGCGCGTGGGCCTGCAACCGGCATGGAAAACGCAAGTGCCCGAGGGACTCGATCCGTGCCTTCCCGACGATCTGCTCAAAGTCTTCGATCTCGCCACGCAAGGCGTGAAGATCACCCGGGATTCGCTGCAACGCGCCGACGCCGACGTGGTACAACTCGCGGACAACGGCCCGTACGATGTCTCGACCGAATCGGCCGAAGGCAGCAACAACTGGGTCATTTCCCCGCAGAAGTCCGCCACGGGCCGCGCCATTATGGCGAACGATCCGCACCGCGCTTACGCCGCGCCGAGCCTGCGCTACATCGTGCAGGTGAGCACGCCCACGCTCAATCTGATCGGCGCGGGCGAGCCGGCCATTCCCGGTGTGGCGATCGGCCATAACGGCACCATCGCGTTCGGCCTCACGATCTTCAACATCGATCAGGAAGATCTGTACGTCTACGAGCTGAACCCCGCCAACCCCGATCAGTATCGCTATCGCGGCAAGTGGGTGCCGATGCGCACCGTCCACGAGACCATCGAAGTGCGCGACGGTGCGCCGGTCCAGACCGACCTCAAGTTCACAAAGCACGGCCCGGTCATTTACGTCGACGCCGCGAAGCACCGCGCCTATGCCGTGCGCACCGCCTGGCTGGAGCCGGGTATGTCGCCCTACTTCGACGCCATGCGTTACATGCGCGCGAAAACCTACGCCGAGTTTCAGACGGCGCTGAACACATGGGGCGCACCGACCGTCAATCAGGTCTACGCGGATACGGCGGGCAATATCGGTTGGGTGCCGAGCGGCATGGCCCCGATTCGTCCCAACTGGGACGGCCTGATGCCCGTGCCGGGCGACGGCCGCTATGAGTGGGCTGGCTTCTGGCGGCGCGACCAGTTGCCGTCCGCCTATAACCCGGCGACCGGTTACTTCACGACATCCAACGAGATGAACATGCCGGCCGGCTACCCTTACGCCGAACGCAAGCTCGGCTTCGAATGGACCAACGGCTCACGGCACGCCCGCATCGACGAGGTACTCAAGGCGAAGGACAAGGTGTCGATCGAGGACTCCGAGCGGCTGCAAAACGACATCGTGTCGATTCCGGCGCGGCGTCTGATGGCGTTGCTCGCCCCGCTCTCGAGCGACGACCCGCAAACGGCCGCCGCGCTCAAGCTGCTCAAAGGCTGGGATGCCGACATGCGGGCAGACTCCGCTCAGGCTGCGCTCGAGGAAGTCTGGTTCAGCCGTCATCTTGGCCGCGCCTACAAGAATGCGGTGCTGCCCAAGGCCGCGGCAGACAGCTTCGGCGCCCCCGACCCGGCCGCCATGCTCGATGCGCTCGAACAGCCCGCGGCCCGCTTCGGCGAGAATGCCAACGCCAGACGAGACGCCGTGTTGCTCTCGAGTCTGGGCGACGCTTGGGGTGAGATGGTCAAGCTGCAAGGGAGCGATCCCGGCGCATGGCAGTGGGGCAAACTTCAGACGAATCTGAACGCCCACCCGCTCGCCGACGCGGTAGACGCCGACATGCGCGCCAAGCTCAACGTCGGCCCGCTGCCCAAGGGCGGCAGTCCGTTCACCCCGAACCAGTCGACCTACCGGGTGAGCGATTTCCGGCAGACGAACGGGCCGTCGTTCCGGATCGTGGTCGATGTAGGCAACTGGGACAACACGCGGGCGATGAACCTGCCCGGCGAATCGGGCAACCCTGACAGCCCGCACTATCGCGATCTGGCACAGAAGTGGCTCGATGGCGAGTACTTCAAGTTGCCGTACTCGCGTGCGGCCGTTGAAGCGGATACCGAGTCGCGTCTGCATCTGGTGCCGGAAGCGTCGCGTTGA
- a CDS encoding GtrA family protein, which produces MERWRASPHVRTLVVPLMRFGVSGVISTAVHVIVAITLIEVFGAGSVPANAVAFCTATPCSYLLNTLWSFSARVHRTSLARFVPVSIFGLILTTVVARMVEHLGGNPWMGIAAVVLIVPPTTFALHRYWTYRQG; this is translated from the coding sequence ATGGAACGCTGGCGTGCGTCGCCGCATGTGCGCACGCTCGTGGTGCCGCTCATGCGCTTCGGGGTCTCGGGGGTGATTTCAACGGCGGTGCATGTGATCGTTGCGATCACACTCATCGAGGTCTTCGGGGCGGGGTCGGTACCGGCGAATGCCGTGGCGTTCTGCACTGCCACGCCGTGTTCCTATCTGCTCAATACGCTATGGAGCTTCTCTGCGCGAGTGCATCGCACAAGTCTCGCGCGTTTCGTCCCGGTGTCGATTTTCGGGCTGATACTCACCACGGTCGTCGCGCGTATGGTCGAACATCTTGGCGGCAACCCCTGGATGGGCATCGCCGCCGTCGTGCTCATCGTGCCGCCGACCACGTTTGCACTACATCGCTACTGGACCTATCGTCAGGGATAA
- a CDS encoding glycosyltransferase family 2 protein has translation MPRAVDTRHSPPPQLRTPLVSLVVPCHNEAPALDKFYRAVAPVLDSMSHVRFEIVCVNDGSTDDTLSTLLALRRADARIRVIDFTRNFGKEAALSAGIDEAQGDAVIPIDADLQDPPALIPVMIERWRNGAEVVLAKRTNRASDSVAKRVAAGLYYWVHNRLSEVKLPENVGDFRLIDRRVVTALKRLPERRRFMKGLFAWVGFHTEIVEYVREARSAGESKFSGWRLWNFALEGITSFSTVPLRCWTYIGVSLALVSLAYGSYIALRTLIHGVDVPGYASLLVGVLFLGGIQLVGIGVIGEYVGRIYYESKGRPLYLVRRRYQSSVKVSHLPSRAPLHESGARPAPARKAIRAHAGGGKSLASRAHRFIVR, from the coding sequence ATGCCCCGCGCCGTCGATACCCGCCACTCACCGCCGCCGCAGCTGCGCACGCCGCTCGTCTCGCTCGTCGTGCCCTGTCACAACGAAGCGCCCGCGCTCGACAAGTTCTACCGCGCCGTGGCCCCCGTGCTCGACAGCATGAGCCATGTGCGCTTCGAGATCGTATGCGTGAACGACGGGAGTACCGACGACACGCTAAGTACTCTGCTCGCGTTGCGCCGGGCCGACGCGCGTATCCGCGTGATCGACTTCACCCGCAATTTCGGCAAGGAAGCGGCGCTGAGCGCAGGCATCGACGAAGCGCAGGGCGACGCCGTGATCCCCATCGATGCCGACCTGCAAGACCCGCCCGCCCTTATCCCCGTGATGATCGAGCGCTGGCGCAACGGCGCTGAAGTCGTGCTGGCCAAACGCACGAACCGGGCGAGCGACAGCGTTGCCAAACGGGTCGCCGCGGGCCTCTATTACTGGGTGCACAATCGTCTCTCGGAAGTGAAGTTGCCCGAGAACGTTGGCGACTTCCGTCTGATCGACCGGCGTGTCGTGACCGCGCTCAAGCGGCTGCCCGAGCGCCGCCGCTTTATGAAGGGACTGTTCGCGTGGGTGGGGTTCCACACGGAAATCGTGGAGTACGTGCGCGAAGCGCGCAGCGCGGGCGAATCCAAGTTCTCGGGCTGGCGGCTGTGGAATTTCGCGCTCGAAGGCATTACCAGTTTCAGCACCGTGCCACTGCGTTGCTGGACCTATATCGGCGTGTCGCTCGCCCTTGTCTCGCTCGCTTACGGCAGCTATATCGCGCTGCGCACACTTATCCACGGGGTCGACGTGCCCGGCTACGCCTCGCTGCTTGTCGGTGTTCTGTTCCTCGGCGGCATTCAGCTCGTGGGAATCGGGGTGATCGGGGAGTACGTCGGGCGGATCTACTACGAGTCGAAAGGCCGTCCGCTGTATCTGGTGCGGCGTCGCTACCAGTCGAGCGTCAAGGTGAGCCACTTGCCGTCGCGCGCGCCGCTGCACGAATCCGGTGCACGGCCGGCACCTGCGCGAAAGGCGATCCGGGCACACGCCGGCGGCGGCAAGTCGCTCGCGTCGCGCGCCCATCGTTTCATCGTTCGTTGA
- a CDS encoding glycosyltransferase family 87 protein, with translation MTSKPSTVVEAAPRERRHWSDDRARIRLYSGAGLFFAIAVGVAWWYQHSYLPTPKIGPVGLDFLPFWGASHFVLQGHPLDAYNIELMTRVQIAGQPWAEKLGGVMPWLYPPVAMLLLAPVALLSFTYAYTGYACVGFALYYAALRRTAPWRDARLPTVGFPGVLVVILAGQISLYTTGLAGFSLAMLRKRPVWAGVLTGLLFIKPHLALLFPLAFLCARQWRALTACVVTVIGTTALAAAVFGPDVYPAFLHATAFARQSIVDGTAQIARVPTFFVTARMLGASLLMAAVIHGGVALCAVAAMIDFWRRPTAFALRAAMLVCATTLVSPYLYDYDLAILALVIAWYVRDGIARGWLRGEREWLVVLWLTPLCGLLGVQHIGFQFMPFITLTTLALLWRRRRRLAHVPDLPDVPDTSHTSGSLISRRRSSATAPAFTR, from the coding sequence ATGACATCGAAGCCGTCGACCGTCGTTGAAGCAGCACCGCGCGAGCGCCGACACTGGTCCGACGACCGCGCGCGCATTCGTCTGTACAGCGGCGCCGGCCTGTTCTTCGCCATCGCCGTGGGCGTGGCCTGGTGGTATCAGCACTCGTATCTCCCGACGCCGAAGATCGGCCCTGTCGGCCTCGATTTCCTGCCGTTCTGGGGGGCGTCGCATTTCGTATTGCAAGGGCATCCGCTCGACGCCTACAACATCGAACTGATGACGCGCGTACAGATTGCCGGGCAACCCTGGGCCGAGAAGCTGGGCGGGGTGATGCCGTGGCTCTATCCGCCCGTCGCCATGCTGCTGCTCGCGCCGGTCGCGCTGCTCTCGTTCACCTACGCTTACACGGGGTATGCCTGTGTCGGCTTCGCGCTCTACTACGCCGCCCTGCGACGCACTGCCCCGTGGCGCGATGCCCGACTGCCCACCGTCGGTTTCCCCGGTGTGCTGGTGGTAATCCTCGCAGGACAAATCTCGCTCTACACCACCGGACTCGCAGGCTTTTCGCTGGCCATGCTGCGCAAGCGCCCGGTCTGGGCGGGGGTTCTCACCGGTCTGCTCTTCATCAAACCGCATCTCGCCCTGCTCTTCCCGCTGGCCTTTCTCTGCGCTCGCCAGTGGCGCGCGTTGACGGCGTGTGTCGTCACGGTCATTGGCACAACGGCGCTCGCCGCGGCGGTCTTCGGCCCCGATGTCTATCCGGCGTTCCTGCACGCGACGGCATTTGCACGGCAGAGCATCGTCGACGGCACTGCGCAGATCGCCCGCGTGCCGACGTTCTTCGTCACGGCACGCATGCTGGGCGCATCGCTCCTGATGGCGGCCGTTATTCATGGCGGGGTCGCACTGTGCGCCGTGGCGGCGATGATCGACTTCTGGCGGCGGCCGACGGCGTTCGCGTTGCGCGCCGCCATGCTCGTGTGCGCGACCACACTCGTGAGCCCCTATCTCTACGACTACGATCTCGCGATTCTCGCACTCGTCATCGCCTGGTATGTGCGCGACGGCATCGCGCGCGGATGGCTGCGCGGTGAACGCGAATGGCTCGTCGTGCTATGGCTCACACCGCTGTGCGGTCTGCTCGGCGTGCAACACATCGGCTTCCAGTTCATGCCGTTCATCACGCTGACGACGCTCGCGCTGTTGTGGCGCCGCCGTCGCCGCCTTGCGCATGTCCCCGATTTGCCGGATGTGCCGGACACCTCGCACACCTCGGGCAGCCTCATCTCACGTCGCCGCTCGTCTGCCACCGCGCCTGCGTTCACGAGGTAA
- a CDS encoding SLC13 family permease has product MPGRLWRHALLAGLSAGAGLALHAAGLRGDTLAVAIIVLFCLGYWATGWLPDFLVSLVLMFLLATGTSLGANVVFSGFTSSAFWLVFSGAVIGMALSVTGLGERVASRLADHCGHAYGIALTGFVVIAFVLGIVMPSTLGRIAILTPIVLSFCERVGLTEGRPGRIGLLLATALASCELSTAILPANLPNLVMAGTAETVLGIRLGYGEYAVALVPVLAVVRGIVLVAVAMRCFPDRLTPLPETLANDNSHSAMHPHEWRLLAALALMLGLWLTEPWHHIAAGWVGLGIALLCLGPLRLVNPDAFLKQVKLAPLWFVAAIIGLTAAVDHAGLANALRPVLSRLDLAQMSTAWAYLVLVGLSVALTFLVTSNAAPALYTPLVPALALGAPLSVKAVLLTQAVGISTIALPYQAPPLVLAMALAGIGVRDATRYCVATALVALVTVVPLTALWWQLIGLLRLH; this is encoded by the coding sequence ATGCCCGGCCGACTTTGGCGTCATGCCCTGCTCGCCGGGTTAAGCGCCGGCGCCGGTCTCGCTCTGCACGCTGCGGGTCTGCGCGGCGACACGCTCGCCGTGGCGATCATCGTTCTGTTTTGCCTCGGCTACTGGGCGACCGGCTGGTTGCCGGACTTCCTCGTATCGCTCGTGTTGATGTTCCTGCTCGCGACCGGCACGTCGCTCGGTGCGAATGTGGTGTTCTCGGGCTTCACGTCGAGTGCGTTCTGGCTTGTCTTCAGCGGCGCGGTCATCGGCATGGCACTCAGTGTCACCGGACTCGGCGAGCGAGTCGCCTCGCGGCTCGCCGACCATTGCGGCCATGCTTATGGCATCGCGCTGACAGGCTTCGTTGTCATCGCTTTCGTCCTCGGCATTGTGATGCCGTCAACGCTTGGCCGCATTGCCATCCTCACGCCGATCGTGCTGAGCTTCTGCGAGCGTGTCGGATTGACCGAGGGCCGCCCCGGCCGCATCGGTCTTCTGCTCGCGACGGCGCTGGCCAGTTGCGAGTTGTCGACCGCCATTCTTCCTGCCAATCTGCCTAACCTCGTGATGGCCGGGACTGCCGAGACGGTGCTCGGCATTCGGCTCGGCTATGGCGAATACGCGGTTGCGCTTGTGCCGGTGCTTGCCGTTGTGCGCGGGATCGTGCTGGTCGCCGTGGCGATGCGGTGCTTTCCTGACCGGTTGACGCCCCTCCCCGAAACACTGGCGAACGACAATTCACACAGCGCAATGCACCCGCACGAATGGCGTCTGCTGGCCGCACTGGCGTTGATGCTCGGTCTTTGGCTCACGGAGCCCTGGCATCACATCGCCGCCGGTTGGGTCGGACTCGGCATTGCGCTGCTGTGCCTCGGACCGTTGCGATTGGTGAATCCGGATGCGTTTCTCAAACAGGTCAAGCTCGCGCCGCTGTGGTTCGTCGCCGCCATCATCGGACTGACGGCCGCCGTCGATCATGCGGGACTCGCCAATGCACTGCGCCCGGTATTGTCCCGGCTCGATCTCGCGCAAATGTCGACGGCATGGGCGTATCTGGTCCTCGTCGGGTTGTCGGTGGCGCTGACGTTTCTCGTCACCTCGAATGCTGCGCCCGCTCTGTACACCCCGCTGGTACCGGCCCTTGCCCTCGGCGCACCTCTCAGCGTGAAGGCAGTCTTGCTGACGCAAGCCGTCGGCATCTCCACCATCGCGCTGCCATATCAGGCCCCGCCGCTCGTGCTGGCCATGGCGTTGGCCGGCATCGGCGTTCGCGACGCCACCCGCTATTGCGTCGCAACCGCGCTTGTCGCGCTCGTCACGGTCGTACCGCTCACCGCGCTCTGGTGGCAACTCATCGGTCTCCTTCGCCTTCACTGA